A single genomic interval of Celeribacter indicus harbors:
- a CDS encoding C4-dicarboxylate TRAP transporter substrate-binding protein: protein MQKWFGLLIGTAVAGAATAAGADNLRYNTFMPPLAIEATEAQAFFDGLAEETDGGLETQVFVGGQMLGGQATLGGIRDRLVDGGFIVPTLNSSEIPHVAMLPELLPFADNFWAAAGATNETMMLNCEECIADLERQNAVWLGGHAASPWYMMCARPIDEFADLSGKKVRVTGGFAVRLVNALGAVPVALPASEVGPALQQGQVDCAVGNLAWLDTLGLIDSVRGIVDQPIGSYHGLGEFIFNRDTVDGLDEANREALLAAIPGRIAQISKTYADQEASARAAGEEKGIVFWQPDEAYNAAMEEFRAHELEAVANDIVQLGGSENAQEIVQQHIDTLERWNGLVQGVEGDVEGFTALLEQEIFSKLER from the coding sequence ATGCAAAAATGGTTCGGACTGTTGATCGGAACCGCGGTCGCCGGGGCGGCAACCGCGGCCGGCGCCGACAATCTCAGGTACAACACCTTCATGCCGCCGCTTGCCATCGAGGCGACGGAAGCCCAGGCCTTCTTCGACGGGCTCGCGGAGGAGACCGACGGCGGGCTCGAGACCCAGGTCTTCGTCGGCGGGCAGATGCTCGGCGGCCAGGCCACGCTCGGGGGCATCCGCGACCGCCTCGTCGACGGCGGCTTCATCGTCCCGACGCTGAACTCGAGCGAGATCCCGCATGTTGCCATGCTGCCGGAGCTGCTGCCCTTCGCGGACAACTTCTGGGCCGCGGCCGGGGCGACGAACGAGACGATGATGCTGAACTGCGAGGAGTGCATCGCCGATCTCGAGCGGCAGAACGCGGTCTGGCTGGGCGGTCACGCCGCCTCGCCCTGGTACATGATGTGCGCCCGGCCGATCGACGAATTCGCCGACCTGTCCGGCAAGAAGGTCCGGGTGACAGGCGGCTTCGCCGTGCGGCTCGTCAACGCGCTCGGCGCCGTGCCGGTGGCGCTGCCGGCGAGCGAGGTCGGACCCGCGCTCCAGCAGGGGCAGGTCGATTGCGCCGTGGGCAACCTTGCCTGGCTCGACACGCTGGGCCTGATCGATTCCGTGCGCGGCATCGTCGATCAGCCGATCGGGAGCTATCACGGCCTCGGCGAGTTCATCTTCAACCGCGACACGGTCGACGGGCTCGACGAGGCCAACCGGGAGGCGCTTCTCGCCGCGATCCCCGGACGTATCGCCCAGATCAGCAAGACCTATGCCGACCAGGAAGCCTCCGCCCGCGCGGCAGGCGAGGAGAAGGGCATCGTCTTCTGGCAACCCGACGAGGCCTATAACGCGGCGATGGAGGAGTTCCGCGCCCATGAGCTCGAGGCGGTGGCGAACGATATCGTCCAGCTCGGCGGATCGGAGAACGCGCAGGAGATCGTCCAGCAGCATATCGACACGCTCGAGCGCTGGAACGGTCTCGTGCAGGGCGTCGAGGGCGATGTGGAGGGCTTTACCGCGCTGCTTGAACAGGAGATCTTCTCGAAGCTCGAGCGTTGA
- a CDS encoding maleate cis-trans isomerase family protein, protein MARPTPQQTTTDSAPAGRAGTIRFGTRARFGILMPSGNSVAEGELAAMVPADISLHVTRLRLTGSSPEELAAMTQDIEGAASLVADVRPDLIGFHCTAVSMADADAEADILARARQASGREVVATSEAAVAALAALGARRIVLVTPYLDHIVASEVAFLNRHGIAVTDAFGAGLNTTDEMARVDPERWHDMTRAHRSTEADAYFISCTAIRSLPVVERLEAVLGKPVITSNQVMAWHMLRKAGIPDRPQGFGRLLGAH, encoded by the coding sequence ATGGCCAGACCGACCCCACAGCAGACCACCACCGACAGCGCGCCCGCCGGACGGGCCGGCACGATCCGGTTCGGCACGCGCGCGCGTTTCGGCATCCTCATGCCTTCGGGCAACAGCGTCGCGGAGGGCGAGCTCGCCGCGATGGTGCCCGCCGATATTTCGCTGCATGTCACGCGGCTGCGGCTGACCGGAAGCTCGCCCGAGGAGCTTGCGGCGATGACGCAGGATATCGAGGGCGCGGCCTCGCTCGTCGCCGATGTCCGGCCCGACCTGATCGGCTTCCACTGCACCGCCGTGTCGATGGCGGATGCGGATGCCGAGGCCGACATCCTCGCACGGGCGCGACAGGCCTCGGGCCGGGAGGTCGTGGCCACGTCGGAAGCGGCCGTCGCCGCGCTCGCCGCGCTCGGCGCGCGCCGGATCGTTCTGGTGACGCCCTATCTCGATCATATCGTCGCGAGCGAGGTCGCCTTCCTGAACCGGCACGGCATCGCCGTGACGGATGCCTTCGGCGCCGGCCTGAACACCACCGACGAGATGGCGCGGGTCGATCCGGAGCGCTGGCACGACATGACGCGCGCGCACCGGAGCACGGAGGCGGATGCCTATTTCATCAGCTGCACCGCGATCCGGTCGCTTCCCGTCGTCGAACGGCTCGAGGCCGTGCTCGGAAAGCCCGTGATCACGAGCAATCAGGTCATGGCCTGGCACATGCTGCGCAAGGCGGGTATTCCGGACCGGCCGCAAGGCTTCGGCCGCCTGCTCGGCGCACACTGA